The nucleotide sequence CTCCGAATAGCGGCAATCGACGGACCTGCCTGCCAGATTGATCAACAGATCGGCGTTCTCCAGCGCCTCGACGATGCGTTCCCGACTTCCCCAGGGGATATGCCGTTCGTCTCTCGAGATGAGGACGACGTCGTCGCCTCTATCTCTGAACTGCTTCTCCAGATAACGCCCGATAAATCCGGTGCCGCCGGCCAAAACCACTTTCCGTTTCATCTCGGCTACTCCTCCCCTTGCCCCGTCATCGGAAGCCCCAATGCGCCGTCCCGAGAATCAAGCGACGGCTTCCAGCACCTTCGCCAGCGGCAGTTCCGCCATCGAACCGAGCCTCAGGCTCGCCCCGTCGAATGCCAGATGAGCCGTCGCCTCGTTCGGCACGACGACGCAGCGCAAGCCCGCCCCAAGCGCGGCGCGCAGGCCATTCTCCGAATCCTCGAACGCGAGGGCCTCGTTGCCGCTCACTCCCAGCGAATCCAGGGCCCGCACGTACAGCTCGGGATCGGGCTTCACGCGCTTCACTGTATCGCCCGTATGCAGCGAATGAAAATAATGCTTCAGATGATAGCGTTCCAGATACGGATCGATCCAACTGCGCGGGGAGCTGGAAGCGAGGGCGATCCCCAATCCGAGCTGCCGGGCCGCATCGAGGTAATCGCGAACGCCCGGTCTCAGGTCGGCATCGGCCATGATCTCCGCATGAAGCTCGCCGGCCCGCTTGCGGAGGGCATCCCGGTCGATCGTCTTGCCCAGCCGCCGCTCCAGCTCGACGTAAGGATCGAAGACGTCGTCCAACGTCCCGATGCATTGGGCGAACAGCTCCAGCGGGAGCTGCTCGCCGTGATCGGCGTATACGCGGCTGAACGCCTGATACCAGGCGGTTTCCGTATCGATAATCAGTCCGTCAAAGTCGAAGATCACCGCTTTAATCATAAAAGCCCTCCCTTGTGTGACGGAGAACCCCGCTCGGCCCACTGCCGGATCGCGTTCCATTCGAGCTGTTTGTCCGCAAGCGATTTGTTGTATTTGCCCGGCGTCGGACTGCTGGACGGAAGCTTGATGCAGACGCGGCGGTCGTCCGGACCGACCTGTCGCCTATAGGAATCGTACGCTTTGGAGCCGTTGCAGAAGACGGCCCGTATACCGGGATACCGGCGGTAAAACGCCGCGAAATTCTGCGTTCGCTCCTCCCGGATGCTGGAATCCAGACTGCCCGGGCGCACGCACTCCGCAAGCACGTCCCACAAAGCGATCCCATGCTCCAGCACGAACCGGATGCGCTCGTCGTAATCCGGATGAGGCGTACGTCCGAAAGCGCCGTAAACCAGCGTCCAAAACTGATTCCGCGGATTGGCGTAATATTGGTTGCGCTCCAGGGACTGCACGCCCGGCATGGAGCCGAGGATCAGAACGCGGGAATCCGGCCGGACGACCGGCTCGAACGAGCGGACCCGGCCGTCGCCGGCAGCGTAACGATCCGTCATCTTGATAGGCGTCATGCCGCCAGCCTCCCGTAACGTCAAGTTCATCCGATACCCAACAGTATAGCAGATTTGGAAGAGACATACGGAACCGATTCGATGAAAAAGAAAAAACCCCGAGCGTTCCGCAAGGAATGCTCCGGGGCAGTCTTCAGGCGAACTGAGCCTGATGCAGACGGGCATACACGCCGCCCGCCGCCAGCAGCTCCTCATGCCGTCCCTGCTCGGTGATTCCGTCTTCGGTGACGACGAGGATGCGGTCCGCGTGGCGGATGGTGGCCA is from Paenibacillus thermoaerophilus and encodes:
- a CDS encoding HAD family hydrolase, which encodes MIKAVIFDFDGLIIDTETAWYQAFSRVYADHGEQLPLELFAQCIGTLDDVFDPYVELERRLGKTIDRDALRKRAGELHAEIMADADLRPGVRDYLDAARQLGLGIALASSSPRSWIDPYLERYHLKHYFHSLHTGDTVKRVKPDPELYVRALDSLGVSGNEALAFEDSENGLRAALGAGLRCVVVPNEATAHLAFDGASLRLGSMAELPLAKVLEAVA
- a CDS encoding DNA-deoxyinosine glycosylase → MTPIKMTDRYAAGDGRVRSFEPVVRPDSRVLILGSMPGVQSLERNQYYANPRNQFWTLVYGAFGRTPHPDYDERIRFVLEHGIALWDVLAECVRPGSLDSSIREERTQNFAAFYRRYPGIRAVFCNGSKAYDSYRRQVGPDDRRVCIKLPSSSPTPGKYNKSLADKQLEWNAIRQWAERGSPSHKGGLL